The proteins below come from a single Argentina anserina chromosome 1, drPotAnse1.1, whole genome shotgun sequence genomic window:
- the LOC126791822 gene encoding senescence-associated protein AAF, chlorolplastic, producing MAFSASKMPSCPGMTCSYGISNNVAKSVQRNKFHCPSQGVELRQLNYGCLLTDKSNYSNDGLWRMYSKPVSLSVSQRSIVAHHSRGTHNTKEKGDIMTYGDCAENTSAQTREKDTHQVFPERTISSGRGLTEACKFVFNDAKFVNERARNDIILLSRGILRLDARVRQDVAILGSEFLKLDARAREDTEKIDRKVKKKAERLHHIARILKDKAESRLKSVADKHWSDGALEADLRRADIRAKQRAMHDALMALEFVKDIHEMMLNKTYNFPLQRVNGIQSENDKSGRIMLEKNGITLNFPPGVISSDQITAVQEAYWSMASALSEADGIDYTDPEELELLIAALIDLDAMDGKSSVSLLAECSSSPDVSTRRALANALAAAPSMWTLGNAGMGALQRLAEDSNPAIAAAATKAIYELKKQWEIEEGDSWRFTMNQYSMEEKGDDQEADNNSDTDYRI from the exons ATGGCATTTTCTGCAAGCAAGATGCCAAGTTGTCCTGGGATGACTTGTTCCTATGGAATATCAAATAACGTTGCCAAGTCTGTGCAACGGAATAAATTTCACTGTCCGAGTCAAGGAGTGGAACTAAGGCAGCTAAACTATGGATGTCTGTTGACAGATAAAAGTAACTACTCTAATGATGGGTTGTGGCGTATGTATAGTAAACCAGTTAGTTTATCTGTCTCTCAGAGATCGATTGTCGCACACCATTCGAGGGGCACTCATAATACCAAAGAGAAAGGTGACATTATGACTTATGGTGATTGTGCAGAGAACACTAG TGCACAGACTAgagaaaaagatacacatcAAGTCTTTCCTGAGAGAACTATTAGTTCTGGTCGGGGCTTAACTGAAGCTTGTAAATTTGTTTTCAATGATGCAAAGTTTGTAAACGAAAGGGCTCGGAATGACATTATCCTGCTGTCTCG TGGCATATTGAGATTGGATGCTCGTGTGCGTCAAGATGTTGCTATTCTTGGGTCAGAGTTTCTTAAGCTTGATG CTCGGGCAAGAGAGGATACTGAAAAAATTGACCGTAAGGTGAAGAAGAAAGCTGAGCGCCTGCATCATATTGCTAGG ATCTTAAAAGACAAAGCAGAGTCTAGGTTGAAAAGTGTTGCCGATAAGCATTGGAGTGACGGAGCCTTAGAG GCTGATCTGCGCCGTGCTGACATCCGTGCCAAACAACGTGCAATGCATGACGCCCTAATGGCTTTGGAG tttgttaaagatattCATGAAATGATGTTGAACAAGACATACAATTT TCCTCTGCAGAGAGTAAATGGTATTCAGTCAGAAAATGATAAATCGGGGCGTATAATGCTTGAAAAGAATGGCATTACTCTTAATTTCCCTCCAGGGGTAATATCTAGTGATCAAATTACTGCAGTTCAG GAAGCTTACTGGAGTATGGCATCTGCCCTCTCTGAAGCTGATGGAATTGACTATACTGATCCTGAAGAG CTCGAGTTGTTAATTGCAGCTCTTATAGATCTTGATGCCATGGATGGTAAAAGTAGTGTGTCCTTGTTGGCAGAGTGTTCCAGTTCCCCTGATGTCAGTACTAG GCGAGCATTAGCCAATGCTCTGGCTGCAGCTCCATCTATGTGGACTCTGGGTAATGCAGGAATGGGAGCCTTGCAG AGACTGGCAGAAGATAGCAATCCAGCAATTGCTGCTGCAGCAACTAAAGCTATCTATGAACTTAAGAAGCAATGGGAGATAGAGGAAGGAGATAGCTGGAGGTTTACAATGAATCAATATAGCATGGAAGAGAAAGGGGACGACCAAGAAGCTGATAATAATTCTGATACAGATTATAGAATTTAG
- the LOC126791800 gene encoding myosin-binding protein 3-like isoform X2 has product MHAAPKEDRILTVTLRNRSHTQVIDHAADRPQALEDSSVPFLEVFNVPHSSPAHSDVGQLMLEDKTSITENQLMWSEPSEPEDERFVCRQNCIHTVHYMYKKANDNKECRADGSVASVTNGGEPVTTIEQLKEALKNERKALSALYAELEEERSASAVAANQTMAMITRLQEEKAAMQMEALQYQRMMEEQSEYDQEALQLLNELMNKMEREKQELEKKLEIYQKKVLDYEEKEKTRIMSRTKDKSKESRNSSCSQSWDSDALSIDLSREARDEDSSFPEECSNTNNPDDEATLSLKEMALDCVKQMSILDTSLSGFQEERLSILDQLKALENRLIVLSKNEDNSQDANLAENCSKITEGNQDSSSFEEKQISDEKITLASMAKRLLPLLGVAAENNEAEEGLTNDKQVRTESGAMYNSATNSELHETRIAIEEEVDRVYDRLQALEGDTEFLRHCMSSINQDDSGMDLLQESLQHLRDLRDVELHLRNIDESAGA; this is encoded by the exons ATGCATGCAGCACCTAAAGAAGATAGAATTTTGACTGTCACATTAAGAAATCGATCACACACACAAGTAATAGACCATGCTGCTGATCGGCCTCAAGCACTAGAGGATTCTTCAGTGCCATTCCTTGAAGTATTTAATGTGCCTCATTCATCCCCAGCTCACAGTGATGTTG GACAATTAATGTTGGAAGACAAAACAAGTATAACTGAAAATCAATTAATGTGGTCAGAGCCTAGTGAACCTGAGGATGAGAGGTTCGTATGCAGACAAAATTGTATACACACTGTCCATTACATGTACAAAAAGGCGAATGATAATAAAGAATGTAGAGCAGATGGAAGTGTGGCAAGTGTGACGAATGGTGGAGAACCTGTAACAACAATTGAACAGCTGAAAGAAGCGTTGAAGAATGAAAGGAAAGCTTTAAGTGCTTTATATGCAGAGCTAGAGGAAGAGAGAAGTGCGTCTGCCGTCGCTGCGAACCAGACTATGGCTATGATAACAAGGCTTCAGGAAGAGAAGGCAGCAATGCAGATGGAGGCACTGCAATATCAGAGAATGATGGAAGAACAATCTGAGTATGATCAAGAAGCCTTGCAACTTTTGAATGAGTTGATGAACAAAATGGAGAGGGAAAAACAAGAGCTAGAGAAGAAACTGGAAATTTATCAGAAGAAAGTCCTGGATTATGAGGAAAAAGAGAAGACAAGGATCATGAGCAGAACCAAAGATAAAAGTAAAGAAAGTAGAAATTCTTCCTGCAGCCAATCTTGGGATAGTGATGCACTATCCATTGATCTTAGTCGTGAAGCAAGGGATGAAGATAGTTCTTTCCCTGAAGAATGCAGTAACACCAATAATCCAGATGATGAAGCAACattaagtttgaaagaaatggcACTGGATTGTGTCAAGCAAATGAGCATTCTTGATACCTCATTGTCAGGCTTCCAGGAAGAGAGGTTGTCAATTCTGGATCAGCTTAAAGCATTGGAAAATAGGCTAATAGTGTTGAGTAAAAATGAGGACAACTCTCAGGATGCTAACTTGGCCGAGAATTGCTCAAAAATCACTGAAGGAAATCAGGATTCCAGCAGTTTcgaagaaaaacaaatatcaGATGAGAAAATAACATTGGCATCCATGGCAAAGAGGCTTCTTCCACTTTTGGGTGTAGCAGCTGAGAATAATGAAGCTGAAGAAGGTTTAACAAATGATAAACAAGTCAGAACTGAATCTGGTGCAATGTATAACTCGGCGACCAATTCTGAATTGCATGAAACCAGAATAGCCATTGAGGAGGAGGTCGATCGTGTTTATGACAGACTACAAGCTCTTGAAGGAGACACGGAGTTTCTAAGGCACTGTATGAGCTCCATAAACCAAGATGACAGCGGGATGGATCTTCTTCAAGAGAGCTTGCAACATCTCCGAGATTTGAGGGATGTTGAACTCCACCTAAGAAACATAGATGAATCTGCAG GTGCATAA
- the LOC126791800 gene encoding myosin-binding protein 3-like isoform X1 has product MHAAPKEDRILTVTLRNRSHTQVIDHAADRPQALEDSSVPFLEVFNVPHSSPAHSDVGSTGQLMLEDKTSITENQLMWSEPSEPEDERFVCRQNCIHTVHYMYKKANDNKECRADGSVASVTNGGEPVTTIEQLKEALKNERKALSALYAELEEERSASAVAANQTMAMITRLQEEKAAMQMEALQYQRMMEEQSEYDQEALQLLNELMNKMEREKQELEKKLEIYQKKVLDYEEKEKTRIMSRTKDKSKESRNSSCSQSWDSDALSIDLSREARDEDSSFPEECSNTNNPDDEATLSLKEMALDCVKQMSILDTSLSGFQEERLSILDQLKALENRLIVLSKNEDNSQDANLAENCSKITEGNQDSSSFEEKQISDEKITLASMAKRLLPLLGVAAENNEAEEGLTNDKQVRTESGAMYNSATNSELHETRIAIEEEVDRVYDRLQALEGDTEFLRHCMSSINQDDSGMDLLQESLQHLRDLRDVELHLRNIDESAGA; this is encoded by the exons ATGCATGCAGCACCTAAAGAAGATAGAATTTTGACTGTCACATTAAGAAATCGATCACACACACAAGTAATAGACCATGCTGCTGATCGGCCTCAAGCACTAGAGGATTCTTCAGTGCCATTCCTTGAAGTATTTAATGTGCCTCATTCATCCCCAGCTCACAGTGATGTTG GGTCTACAGGACAATTAATGTTGGAAGACAAAACAAGTATAACTGAAAATCAATTAATGTGGTCAGAGCCTAGTGAACCTGAGGATGAGAGGTTCGTATGCAGACAAAATTGTATACACACTGTCCATTACATGTACAAAAAGGCGAATGATAATAAAGAATGTAGAGCAGATGGAAGTGTGGCAAGTGTGACGAATGGTGGAGAACCTGTAACAACAATTGAACAGCTGAAAGAAGCGTTGAAGAATGAAAGGAAAGCTTTAAGTGCTTTATATGCAGAGCTAGAGGAAGAGAGAAGTGCGTCTGCCGTCGCTGCGAACCAGACTATGGCTATGATAACAAGGCTTCAGGAAGAGAAGGCAGCAATGCAGATGGAGGCACTGCAATATCAGAGAATGATGGAAGAACAATCTGAGTATGATCAAGAAGCCTTGCAACTTTTGAATGAGTTGATGAACAAAATGGAGAGGGAAAAACAAGAGCTAGAGAAGAAACTGGAAATTTATCAGAAGAAAGTCCTGGATTATGAGGAAAAAGAGAAGACAAGGATCATGAGCAGAACCAAAGATAAAAGTAAAGAAAGTAGAAATTCTTCCTGCAGCCAATCTTGGGATAGTGATGCACTATCCATTGATCTTAGTCGTGAAGCAAGGGATGAAGATAGTTCTTTCCCTGAAGAATGCAGTAACACCAATAATCCAGATGATGAAGCAACattaagtttgaaagaaatggcACTGGATTGTGTCAAGCAAATGAGCATTCTTGATACCTCATTGTCAGGCTTCCAGGAAGAGAGGTTGTCAATTCTGGATCAGCTTAAAGCATTGGAAAATAGGCTAATAGTGTTGAGTAAAAATGAGGACAACTCTCAGGATGCTAACTTGGCCGAGAATTGCTCAAAAATCACTGAAGGAAATCAGGATTCCAGCAGTTTcgaagaaaaacaaatatcaGATGAGAAAATAACATTGGCATCCATGGCAAAGAGGCTTCTTCCACTTTTGGGTGTAGCAGCTGAGAATAATGAAGCTGAAGAAGGTTTAACAAATGATAAACAAGTCAGAACTGAATCTGGTGCAATGTATAACTCGGCGACCAATTCTGAATTGCATGAAACCAGAATAGCCATTGAGGAGGAGGTCGATCGTGTTTATGACAGACTACAAGCTCTTGAAGGAGACACGGAGTTTCTAAGGCACTGTATGAGCTCCATAAACCAAGATGACAGCGGGATGGATCTTCTTCAAGAGAGCTTGCAACATCTCCGAGATTTGAGGGATGTTGAACTCCACCTAAGAAACATAGATGAATCTGCAG GTGCATAA